The sequence ACAAAATATATTTGCATTGATCTCCATAAGCTTTTCGAAGTGCTGGCACAAACATTGTTCATAAAATAGAAATGGCCAATTTATTTGCACATCTTTTATAGAAGGCACCGGATCCATGTTATTAAGGTATTGCCTCTGCAACCAAAAACAATCTTTCATGTGGGATTGAATTAAACTCATTTGTTGATATTGAAAGCCATTTTcatataaagtttttaaatatttctgttTAGATTTCATCACTTGTAATTCTTTAGGGGGTACATTTTCCTGGATTTCCCAACGGGCGCATGTGCTTTGAAATATGTTCGTTTGTCTTCTCTTCTTGAAAGGAATGTTTGATGCGAGATTTGGTATTGTATTTGGCGAACGATTCAAAAAGTAATTTCTATTTCGCATTAATGTCAAAAGCGGATTTGTCGTTAGAGAGATGATATTACCTTCACTATCTTTTTCGAGGAAAGACTGGGGATATTTTGTCACGGCTTGCTGAGATACTGACCGGAGGATTCCCATAGGAATGTAAAATGAAAACATCGGCATTTCATTAACTAATAAATTagcaaaaatattcaaatttgtcCCTAATTTTTGGCCATTGTTTAACAAATGCATCATATCagattattaaacattttttttacttcaGGAGTTGTTTCTGAACTTGATGTGCGAGCTCCACTCGACACTGTCAATGTAGTGCAATCGGAATCATCCGTCGTGTCCGTGGGGCCTGTCATAAGTATATATTGATTCGAATTATATGCGTTCTGCGCTAGAGGTATTATTGAAGATGTAATTGGCGATGGCTGTGATTCTGTAAAAACTTCATAATTTTCTGGGATTGTTACAGTCGCTGCAGTTGGGCGTTCCGTCCATTCCTCATTCTCCAAAAgcataaaaattttgttatttttcaaatAGTATTCAAGAACGGAATTACTAGAAATCTCAGTTCCATCGCTTTCTAGGACCAACTTTGTTCCTTGAATATCGAATTTCTTTGCTGAAAGTGAAAATGTTTAGTATGTACATTTAATATCATGGTTTTAATAAGACTTTCATACCTTCCTCAATTATCGCTTGTATAACAGGAGCAGCcatgaataatttttttatgcGCCTATCGGAACTCCAAACTTTGCAGACTACCTCGGCCATTCTTATTTAAATATGTGTGctttaacaataaaataaaaatacctaTAGTAACTTAATTTTATAGAATATTCAGAACTTTTAATCGGCAACTACAAATGTTGAAAATAAGGAaacataatatttattttttgagtaAATAACCTTTAATGGATTGTGCATTAAGAGTTCTTTTATATCAACCAAactataacaattttcattttccaAGCTTTCATACAGGACTGTACTATAATTATACCACATTTTAATAGACTTGCCATAAAATATAACATCTTGAAAGTTTTCACTTAAGAGTATGGAACAAATTTTTAGTATTGTAATTCTTCCTTCTTCAATACAGTCCGTTAAAATAAAATGATTTTCTTCAAACTTAATATTATTCTACGACAATTTCTTGGTAACAAAAGAAAATTGTTTTGGCAAATTGAAATTAAACATATTTATTTGAAGACGTTCAGCACTTTCACATATAACTTTACAAATAAATCTATTACCAAACATATTTGCTTGCATCTGCTGGTGTTTTTCAGAGAGTGTTAAGgttatatttttaaagttttttgtggtttttgaaatttttttgaaatattggtGCTTGTGTTCGAATGTCATTGTCCACAAATGAATCAATGGACCAAATTTTCTTACAAGTTCCGGATAATGACAAATATAATGATGCTTTGGACGTAAATTTAGTTTAGGAAAGCATTCATTTCTATactccatatatacatatatataatgagAGAGTAAACCAATTTGATTTTCGTTTATCTGATGGCTACATATCAGCCGGCACATTTCGATCATAGTCGTGAAAAATTGCCATATGGGATCATTGTACTCAGAAATTTTGTGCAAAAatatgaaaggcattaaaaagagGAAATGACGAATTTCATCCGCTTTTCCAGGTAATTTTTTCATAGTCAAATCTATACGGGGAAAAGAAAGAGATAGTTTGAATCTTTTACGTAAAGACGAGAAACCTTCATTCAGATAATCCAAGCATTGCGATCATACTTCCACGATAATTCTGTACGGAGTTATCAATATTTATATTGACTCCGGTTTGTTCTAACTGAATTAAATCGAAAATCAATGGCTCAAGAATTTTTTCTATTCCGAAAGTTTTGATAAAGCTCTCTTTGCATAGCAGCACAAACTGAACATTGTTTATATTGGATCTATATTTATTTAGAATGTTGCCTATAACCATATATACACCAActagtttatgttttttttttggaagatcCCAAGGGATTGCAGTTTTCAAAGGCATCTTGAAATAATAGTAATTCGATTTTGTTTGAGTCTTCACGGAAAAAACAGTTTTTAGCATATATGGAATCATCATTATAATCAGCATAAACATTTCTTCTACAAGGTTTGGCTTCCTTGAAATGATTAAAGAAACTTTTGTCACGCAATAAAACATGAATGCTTCTTATTATTGAAATGTAATGAAAATATCCCTTTTTATGATATTGATCATCGCCCAAGAATATTTCTTTCGGTGCGACAtaatttaagttactttgaaaatATAAGTTCCTTTTGTACCGCGAATCAAATTTTGAAAGGCCAGCTTCCAAATCATCATGAGAAATAGCATTTAAAATGAGTTCCTTGTGGTCAAATATTTTGTGGTCGCTACAAAGCTGAAtcactttatttttattatccACGTTATGAATATTTATGATATTTCTTAGTTCAGAAACCATTAATTTGATAACCGAGTCAGATACTTCGTGGGCGCATTTCAATTTCATTATTAAAATCGCAAAGCTTTTCGAAAGGGAGGTATTTGGTATGTCACCCGATTCCTGGCTATTTGCATTATAAACATCTTCATGAGCAATGTCACCGCCACTTTGCTCTACACGGGAGCACCTTTTTTTCGAAATAACtattatattttgctttttatgGTTTCTGTATATATGGAATTTAAACGAACATTGAGTTGAGAacacttttaaacaattttcaagTAAAATTGTGGCattgttgtgtaaataaaaaaatacacttTAAGTGCGGGACTATGCAAAAAAATTGTAAGATTACACAAAAAAATACTAGCAATAAGCTTGCATTTTTACATACTGTTGTTAGAgtgtacttaaattttaattacaaaattcgcgctggccggccggccgtgcagcctgtcaagtcaactttataaaaccgtttaataaagaaaatgtttaagttaaacggttttattgaaagcaatccttacattaagtaataataatactaaaaatagaaaataaaataattaaaaaaaatgtttaagttaaacggttttatttaaaacaatacttacattaagtaataataatactaaaagaaagaaaataaataggGACAAAACAATTTCACAATTtccgggccccctataaaaaatccactaataaatttgattaacttgaattaatgacgtctcattcatgaatcgttattgatggattacatcaaaaaaattttcgtcacatcaactaaatgatttttggactaagagctgaaaataaaattaacgcgGCTCGTCAAACCTTAAGTGTTTTAGAAAGACCTTTTGAACTCGTTCAATTCTACTTATCGAGAGTTGATCATATGGTCTCGAAATGAAAACAGCATAATCTAAGTGTGATCGAACAAGAGAGGTAAATAGTTGCTTAAACGTATAGGGATCAGAAAACTCCGTGGAGTTGCGACGAATGAAGCCGAGAACGGAATACGATTTTGAGAGTATTAAGTTTATGTGGCCGTTGAAAGTAAGCTTAACATCAAATACCACTCCCAAGTCCTTAAACTCTGTTACATTTTGCAGCACATCATTAGCAATCCGATACGATGCAATATGTCAAAtgaaaacatttctttatgtCAAGGGAGAGGCGTGACTTCTCACACCATCTATGAAGATTATCCAAATCGGTCTGCAGATTAAAGGCAACTGATGTGTcacgaaataatttttaaatcgtCAGCATAGAGCAAAAATTTTGAGTGCGAAAAGCATTcactaatgtcattaataaagattaTAAACAGGAGTGGACCTAGAATGCTTGCTTAAGGAACGCCTGAAGTGGCAACAAAAGGGTTCGAGAGTGCACCATCAATGGTAACTACGCAACTTCTACCGGTTAGGTATGATTTGAGCCATAATAAACAAGATGAATGGAATCCAAGGCATACCAATTTATGTAATAGAATCGTATGAgatactttatcaaacgcctttgaAAAATCCGTGTAAATGCAATAAACCTGGTGTCCTGCCGAAAACGAAGAAATACAGAATTCGGTAAAGACCGCTAAATTAGAGGCCGTTGAACGACCCTGCACAAATCCATGTTGATTGGGTTTTGTCATAGCCTTGacagtaaaatatattttttctttaacaatCCATTCAAGCAACTTCGAGATGCTTGAGAGCTTGGATATTGGCCGATAGTTCCGAACGTCGCTTTTTCTCCCACTTTTGAAAAGATGTGTGATTGTAGCTAGTTTCCAATAGTTCAGAAACGTCCCTGAAGAAAGGGATTTATTAAATATAATCTCCAATGGAGTAACTAATGCGCGAAAGTTTTTGAGGAACATTGCTGACAGTCCATCATAATCTGTCTGAGAAGAAGACTTGAGACAAACTAAACCCTCCGTAATATCGTTAGCGGTAATTTGAAGAGCACCGAAATTAAGAAATGGCGGAATATCGCCAGAGAAATCAGGACACTCTCCAACATCAGACACGTAAGTTGacttaaaaaagtcagcaaacagaTTTGCTGCTTCATATGGGGTAGTAGCGAAGTTATTATCGTACTCAACCGACGTGGGAATGCTTGAGGCCGCCTTTTTGGATTTGACGAAGTTCCAAAATTTCTTCagatttgatttaatatttctcTCCGTACTACTTAAATAGTTTTTGTACAGCTTGTTATTCAGAGACTTGAGTTTCTTCTGAAAATGGCggtatttaacaaaatattcTGAAATACGAAATGCCTTATATTTCCTAAGAAACTTGTTTTTGAGAGTTTTTAATCGTTTCAGGCGCGTGTTACCCCATGGTGATTTGTAACATCGCTTCCTCTTTAAAGATATATTATTGAGACAAAATTCATTCATTATTAGTTAGAGAAACAATTGTTAACGTCAAGGCGAGAGAGTAGCTCCGCCCAGTCGAATTCTAGAAGAGAATTGTTTAAACTTAGATAATCACAAGAGGTGAAATTAAAAGCTAGTGTATCAGTTCGAGATAACagtaaaaattcgtaaaaaagtATCTTAATTTCAAGAGCGGCATGATGAATACTTTCAGCTGATATAGGAGACACACACTTAGATACGACAGACTTAACATTCTCGGAAACAAAGATTAGATCTAAGAGTTTATTAAGTTGATTAAAAATTCCATTAATTTGCTTCAAATTTATACTCAGAATACTATCAATAAAATATGATTGGTGGTGAGTAGTTATATTGTTAGCTAAAAGGCTTGAATTTGCAGAATCACCATACCAGATAATATTGCTAAGATTAAAATCGCCCAAAACGCATAAGTGATTGTCGCCCAAATTATCAAAAGCTAGACTAATCACATTATCCACATGCGCTTTATATAAATCCACGTTACTCCCTGGTGGTATATACGAGGTAATCAGCTACAAGCAGCCGTTTGTCTCAGCTCCGTTAATGCATACACATAATTGATCAAGCAGTGAGTCATTATTCGCGAGTTCAACAGAATATGGGCGAAATACTCTTCTCACCGCAACTAGAACACCGCCACCCCTTAAGCAACCCGTCTTGACAACGTCACGGTCTTTATGAAACACGTCGTAAAGTTGCTTATCGAAAAAATTACTGTCGTAGAAATCAGAGTTTAGCCATGTTTCAACTATGACAATTATATCGAACAACTCTTCTGCATTGAGTTGATAAATTGTGTTGGACTTAGTACGTAAGCCAGATATATTATGAAAGTAGATACTGAGGGCACTGTTAATATCACGAGAAACACCCTTATCTAGTGTCACGTTTCGTGGTTTTGAGCGGCTTGTTTCCGAAAAGAATGAAACGGCTTCACTTTCACATTAGCCGGCCAAAGAGATGGTTGTAGGATACTTTGGAGGTTAGTTGAGGGAACACCCAATTTAAAATTCACACGCCTGTGCTTGCCTACTGGGTCATCTTTTTTAAGCAGCGCAAAACAATGGATAGCATTAGTATCGATGTTGGCATGTTTTGCTACATAACTTTTAATGTCAGCGGCTGTAACACTAGGCGCAAACGAAGACAAATGTACCCACTTGTTACGAACAGCAACGCCTAGTTCTTTGTTGTCACTCGAACCAACAACAACTACTTGTTTATGCTTTTTGTTCACGTTGTTTTTTTCGACTTTAGTGCTGTCCAACCAGTGTTGTTGACATTGAAATTAGCTGAATTGGAAGTAGAAGAAGTCGTAGCAGCAGTAGATCACGAGAGACAAATTCATATCGGATGCAGCAACAACTTCAATATCACTATTATTGTCGGTAAACTGAGAGAGAGCATCCACACGAATGTCAGAAACATAAGGAGTTGAGGGAGTAGAAATCGAAATCAAAGGCAATGAATCACGGTCATCGGCCTTTGTGTTAGATCGTGAGACTCGCTTTTTATTGTTTtgccagagaatttaaacacaatgagaaggcgttattttggcatccactgcttacgatccatttgcatgtgtcacgtcttgcacttcaccactattccccaaattcatgttaacttaacagggtgcaagacgtaacagaaaattctcttaacgatttcctctgttcgtctgttaccaaaaaatctctgatcagagcaaatatattggaaatttgaattctctgattttttgtaaataaattatgatggttggaaggttgaagtcttcggcacagccgaagacagtcctgtccttacttgtttttttttatattcaaagtgtgaatttgaatctgtgcctatgattcagggcaaaacgaaaacaaaagtgctacaagtgtataggggttgagcagctccgatgtaaagaaatattttgacaagtataaaatacattattcagtcaacaaatatagtcaaaaaagattcagaaagctgaattaaaaattattataaatttttgatctcctaaagtaaacacatttgattcaaatatgattccaaaatgtggttgaaaaaatatattcagtgtttgatcatctaaagtattcatatttgattatttcttttgttcaattgtatggtaactcattattttgtcagaaagagtaatcaaattatattgatatgtagggaaattgaaaatttaatcacctaaatggtgagtgggtataaacaaacctagattggtatatatgt is a genomic window of Eurosta solidaginis isolate ZX-2024a chromosome 4, ASM4086904v1, whole genome shotgun sequence containing:
- the LOC137248078 gene encoding uncharacterized protein isoform X2, encoding MPMFSFYIPMGILRSVSQQAVTKYPQSFLEKDSEGNIISLTTNPLLTLMRNRNYFLNRSPNTIPNLASNIPFKKRRQTNIFQSTCARWEIQENVPPKELQVMKSKQKYLKTLYENGFQYQQMSLIQSHMKDCFWLQRQYLNNMDPVPSIKDVQINWPFLFYEQCLCQHFEKLMEINANIFCENFKQSLDKFKKCFKSKDTFDSDLKIIKEIVNYFGKNPDFLFMDFEIGTTMDTIINKLPSNLPLIAIIETERAHIIIEKTPVAEYGEYDFINFVKVIFNYYFVLNKIYPAEISQTLEFLTRFCYKHYPNQTRGAKKT
- the LOC137248078 gene encoding uncharacterized protein isoform X1, giving the protein MMHLLNNGQKLGTNLNIFANLLVNEMPMFSFYIPMGILRSVSQQAVTKYPQSFLEKDSEGNIISLTTNPLLTLMRNRNYFLNRSPNTIPNLASNIPFKKRRQTNIFQSTCARWEIQENVPPKELQVMKSKQKYLKTLYENGFQYQQMSLIQSHMKDCFWLQRQYLNNMDPVPSIKDVQINWPFLFYEQCLCQHFEKLMEINANIFCENFKQSLDKFKKCFKSKDTFDSDLKIIKEIVNYFGKNPDFLFMDFEIGTTMDTIINKLPSNLPLIAIIETERAHIIIEKTPVAEYGEYDFINFVKVIFNYYFVLNKIYPAEISQTLEFLTRFCYKHYPNQTRGAKKT
- the LOC137248078 gene encoding uncharacterized protein isoform X3; translation: MAEVVCKVWSSDRRIKKLFMAAPVIQAIIEEAKKFDIQGTKLVLESDGTEISSNSVLEYYLKNNKIFMLLENEEWTERPTAATVTIPENYEVFTESQPSPITSSIIPLAQNAYNSNQYILMTGPTDTTDDSDCTTLTVSSGARTSSSETTPEGQI